The DNA segment TTTTAGATGATGGAATTTACCATTTGTATCCACAACAGAAGATTCCATCGAATTTCCCATTGCATTACCGCCTAACGGATGTGTTGAGTTAACAACTGTGTTTGGAGATTGAATCGCCATTTTTTCGATGCCTTTTTTGGCATCGGCCCAAGTTTTAAATGGATTTACTACGTTATTTGCTGGAACAACAGTTTTCGCACCTGCCGCAAATTGGCATTCAGCCATCGACAAATAAGACCTTCTAATTCCATCGACTATAAAATCATTTAGTGGATAATCAAGGATTGGATAACCCGCTTCATTCAATTGAACAGTTCCACCAAGACTATCTTCATTAAAACCATCACGAATTTGAGAGACGAGTACATGTAAGTTGGGATAACTTTTTACATATTGATCAAATTCCTCACCTACCAATTTTCTTAAATTCATTAATACGATTGGTTGTGCACCAACTGCTTCAATATTATAACCTGCTCTGCCTTTTACCCCATCCTTCCATAAAAATTCATCGGATGCAACAGATTGGGGAGCACCAAAAAATCCATACACAGGAGTTGGCATTTCCGCAACAGAGTAATTGTGTAGTTGCACAAAAGTTCTTTTACCAATCAATCGATAAGGATCTGGTAATTTGGAACGTAATAACAAAGCAGGTGAATTGATGGCACCGGCACTTGTAATAAAATGTTTCGCAAACAATCGTATTTTAGGTATTGTTTCACCAGTTTGAACACTTGGTTTACAATACAAATGATCGATTTTATTTTCTTTCCAAATGTATTGAACTGCATTTGTACGAAATAAAAGTGTTGTCTTTTGTTTTAATGCGGATGGAATCGTAGTTACCAATTGACTTTGTTTTGCATCCACTGGGCAACCCAATCCACAATAACCTAACATATTACAGTTTTTTACATTTCTTGGAATGGAGTTATATCTCCACCCCAGTTTTTTTGCTCCCACACTTAACAGGTTATTGTTTTGGTTATGAGCTTCCCAAGGTTGGATCGAAAATCTTTTTGAAGCGATATCAAACCAAGGTTCCATATCTTCATTAGAATAACCTTTAATTCCTAATTCAGTTTCCCAATAAGAAAGTGTTTCCTTAGGTGTACGAATACAAGTTGTCCAATTCACAACAGTTGATCCACCAACCGTTCTTCCTTGTACTACCGTAAATGCTTTATCCTTTGTTGGCCGCGTTGCACCTTCAAAGTACAATCGATTGAATGTAGATAGTTCTTTTAAATCGAAGTCCTTACTACGTTCATAATTTCCTTCTTCCACAATGATGACGGAATATCCAGCTTTCGATAAAATCTCTGCACTTGTTCCACCACCAGCACCAGAGCCGACGATGACAAAATCCGCTTCGAGATCTAAGTCTTTTTGTAAATAAGAAGCATCTATTAGTTTATCCATGACGTAATCCTAATGCATGTTTTGGACCTGGATAACCGACGTGTTTCCAAGAAACACTTGCTTCAAAGTATCCGATAGTGACCATTGATTGTAATAAAAAGAAAATTGATCGAAGTAAACCTATGGAAGATGTTTTCCACTGATTTAATGTTTTGATAACAGTATCTCTGT comes from the Leptospira ellinghausenii genome and includes:
- a CDS encoding GMC family oxidoreductase N-terminal domain-containing protein; translation: MDKLIDASYLQKDLDLEADFVIVGSGAGGGTSAEILSKAGYSVIIVEEGNYERSKDFDLKELSTFNRLYFEGATRPTKDKAFTVVQGRTVGGSTVVNWTTCIRTPKETLSYWETELGIKGYSNEDMEPWFDIASKRFSIQPWEAHNQNNNLLSVGAKKLGWRYNSIPRNVKNCNMLGYCGLGCPVDAKQSQLVTTIPSALKQKTTLLFRTNAVQYIWKENKIDHLYCKPSVQTGETIPKIRLFAKHFITSAGAINSPALLLRSKLPDPYRLIGKRTFVQLHNYSVAEMPTPVYGFFGAPQSVASDEFLWKDGVKGRAGYNIEAVGAQPIVLMNLRKLVGEEFDQYVKSYPNLHVLVSQIRDGFNEDSLGGTVQLNEAGYPILDYPLNDFIVDGIRRSYLSMAECQFAAGAKTVVPANNVVNPFKTWADAKKGIEKMAIQSPNTVVNSTHPLGGNAMGNSMESSVVDTNGKFHHLKNLSVIDGSIFPTSLGVNPSYTIYAIASKLASNLSKEYQSNVN